One genomic window of Camelina sativa cultivar DH55 chromosome 5, Cs, whole genome shotgun sequence includes the following:
- the LOC104786753 gene encoding tropinone reductase homolog At2g29150-like isoform X1, translated as MDRRWSLQGMTALVTGGTKGIGEAVVEELSMLGARVHTCARDETQLQESLRKWQAKGFQVTASVCDVSSREQREKLMETVSSLFQGKLNIFVNNAATFIVKPATEFTAEEYSFVMATNLESAFHLSQLAHPLLKASSLGSIVFISSVSGIVHTDTGSCIYGASKGIYVCIYSDSEWST; from the exons atggatagaAGATGGAGTCTTCAAGGTATGACTGCTCTTGTAACCGGTGGCACTAAAGGTATCGG GGAAGCTGTGGTGGAGGAACTATCTATGTTGGGAGCAAGAGTCCACACATGTGCAAGAGACGAAACTCAACTTCAAGAAAGCTTACGTAAATGGCAAGCAAAAGGGTTTCAGGTCACCGCTTCTGTCTGCGACGTTTCTTCTCGTGAGCAACGAGAGAAACTCATGGAAACCGTTTCCTCTCTCTTCCAAGGAAAACTCAACATCTTT GTAAACAATGCGGCAACGTTTATAGTCAAGCCGGCTACAGAGTTTACAGCAGAAGAATACTCGTTTGTAATGGCTACAAATCTCGAGTCAGCTTTTCATCTTTCACAGCTCGCTCATCCATTATTAAAAGCTTCGAGTTTAGGGAGTATCGTGTTCATATCCTCTGTTTCTGGAATTGTGCATACTGATACCGGTTCATGCATCTATGGAGCAAGTAAaggtatatatgtatgtatatattcagACAGCGAATGGTCGACTTAA
- the LOC104786753 gene encoding tropinone reductase homolog At2g29150-like isoform X3, translating into MLGARVHTCARDETQLQESLRKWQAKGFQVTASVCDVSSREQREKLMETVSSLFQGKLNIFVNNAATFIVKPATEFTAEEYSFVMATNLESAFHLSQLAHPLLKASSLGSIVFISSVSGIVHTDTGSCIYGASKGIYVCIYSDSEWST; encoded by the exons ATGTTGGGAGCAAGAGTCCACACATGTGCAAGAGACGAAACTCAACTTCAAGAAAGCTTACGTAAATGGCAAGCAAAAGGGTTTCAGGTCACCGCTTCTGTCTGCGACGTTTCTTCTCGTGAGCAACGAGAGAAACTCATGGAAACCGTTTCCTCTCTCTTCCAAGGAAAACTCAACATCTTT GTAAACAATGCGGCAACGTTTATAGTCAAGCCGGCTACAGAGTTTACAGCAGAAGAATACTCGTTTGTAATGGCTACAAATCTCGAGTCAGCTTTTCATCTTTCACAGCTCGCTCATCCATTATTAAAAGCTTCGAGTTTAGGGAGTATCGTGTTCATATCCTCTGTTTCTGGAATTGTGCATACTGATACCGGTTCATGCATCTATGGAGCAAGTAAaggtatatatgtatgtatatattcagACAGCGAATGGTCGACTTAA
- the LOC104786753 gene encoding tropinone reductase homolog At2g29150-like isoform X2, which yields MDRRWSLQGMTALVTGGTKGIGEAVVEELSMLGARVHTCARDETQLQESLRKWQAKGFQVTASVCDVSSREQREKLMETVSSLFQGKLNIFVNNAATFIVKPATEFTAEEYSFVMATNLESAFHLSQLAHPLLKASSLGSIVFISSVSGIVHTDTGSCIYGASKDPQ from the exons atggatagaAGATGGAGTCTTCAAGGTATGACTGCTCTTGTAACCGGTGGCACTAAAGGTATCGG GGAAGCTGTGGTGGAGGAACTATCTATGTTGGGAGCAAGAGTCCACACATGTGCAAGAGACGAAACTCAACTTCAAGAAAGCTTACGTAAATGGCAAGCAAAAGGGTTTCAGGTCACCGCTTCTGTCTGCGACGTTTCTTCTCGTGAGCAACGAGAGAAACTCATGGAAACCGTTTCCTCTCTCTTCCAAGGAAAACTCAACATCTTT GTAAACAATGCGGCAACGTTTATAGTCAAGCCGGCTACAGAGTTTACAGCAGAAGAATACTCGTTTGTAATGGCTACAAATCTCGAGTCAGCTTTTCATCTTTCACAGCTCGCTCATCCATTATTAAAAGCTTCGAGTTTAGGGAGTATCGTGTTCATATCCTCTGTTTCTGGAATTGTGCATACTGATACCGGTTCATGCATCTATGGAGCAAGTAAag ATCCTCAGTGA